The genomic interval TCTTTGTTCTCTGCTCGATGCATTTTGGACTTTCTTTAAAACCATTTGGACATCTTTAAAACCAAGGAATGGATAATGAGGAAAACTGGTGCTACAGGTTCTCTCTCCGTCTAAAAAAACCAAAAGAGCTTCACATTTCAATAACTCAAGGCCAGAGCATTAACAGAGCATGAATGGGAGCTCCTATTCTCTCTGTGCCTAAGGCTTGGGGGTACCACGGACATTGGCACCGGGGCAAGTGTCTAGACTAGGACAATAGCCCTTCCATCCgatttcaaatactttttggaCCTTCTGTGCAAATATTTCCTTTCAGTTTCCCCTGACAGGCTCTATTAAAACATTCAGCCGAGCTCCAGCACACCGTTATTTTCCTGATACTCCCCAAACTTTCGGCGATGGCCGACGCGCTCAGGTAGGCAGGAGCACGTTGAATGTATGAAGCTGTCGATGATGTCCACGACCGGCGGTTAATGACAGGAGCGTGTCGATGTAGACAACGCCGTTATCGGGTAACCAGCTGCTTGAGCTGGAGTGGCTGACTAGACATCTTCTGGCGATGCTCATGTCATCGCCCCCTTAGCAACTCGCATCACAACACCGCCACCCGCTGCGTTCAATTGGCCGAACGTGGGCTCCCAGAGAAGCCAATGAGCAGTCACTTTGCAGAGTGGCCCTTTCATAGCAGTCTGTCTGTGGAACAGGGAGGAAGTCGGCGCCTCAAATGAGTCTCTGAAACCAGCGGCACAGAAGAGCCTTTTTTCTGTTACACGCAGACTCCGGTAAAAATAGCCGTCGCCATGGCATCAGCTAATGGGGAtcataataaaaccaaaagaaaaCGGTACACATAGATCCTCTGGCAGGCAGTGGCACACAGGTATCTCAGTGATCGGCAAAATGACACATCTCTGTGATCTCTACGGCCGGCGGTATTAGCTAGGCTCCGGCGGTTGAAAAAGCGGCACGCCATTTAGCAGGCGTTCAGAGGGGCGACCAGGCTCAGGATCAACAGACCCCCCCTGAGAACTCCACACTGGGGCCCCCTGTCCGGTTCGGGAACGACACGTTCCATTAACATGCTATAAGCTGCGCAGACATACGGACGAAACATTTTGCAGGTTGGTTACGGCCAACTGGTGATGCCTGATTACACCTAAGGTTATGTTAACTGTATTTTCCCACCCCAAGGGCACTGGACCGGAAAAAGAAACAACAGCATACAACTGTTGGGGAAGGGTGTGTATGTCGTTTTTACAAATAATGTCCCACCCCCTCTATGGCTTTGTAGGACtgattccaaatgtttttgtggcaGAGTTACGGTATTCCCTTGTCCAcacaccctcctccctctcctcaggaccataaaacattcaaacacGAGATAATAAACATCAGTGCAAGCCCTTATcatgacattttaattaacaattacataaaaCGTAACAAGTAAAAAAACGCAACCGTCATTCCACAGTCCCTCAGGTCAGAAGGTACACAATTGATTTGCCTgcccttttttttttggatgtGCAAGCCGTTACCTGAAAGGGCGCCGCAGCTGAAGTCGTTGTCGTTATTGAAGCCCATAGAATGTTAAGAGCGAGCCTGTGAGAACGGGAAGCattgtgtgttggtgagtgttaTCAGGCAGTCCAAGGGAGCAATGAAAAGTTCACTTGTTCACAAACAAGGTCAAACGctagtcaccccccccccccccccccccccacacacacacacacacacacacttgcagcCCTTTTTGTCCGTAATAGAAACAGATCTTTGCACTCTAACCCATAGGCCACATGTGTGGGTGACAGGACCAGGGGAGCTAACTGGAGTTGAATGGAAGGAATCATACCCATCAGACAGACATTCCATTGAATTACAGAGTCTTGTGCGGTGTGCATTAAACAAAAGGCGCTTCATTGAGCGAGGAATCCGAACCCTAACATTTTTCTAAAAGCTTCATTGCTACAATTTAtacttttaaatataaaaatagttacacaaacatatatacacGCGTATGCCATTATTTGATCTGTGGTGTGAATTCATCTGTTTGGATACCTAAGAAAaagtttgaatttttttttacaacataataatagcATCCTGACAGTCATGCTTGTATAATTTCGTTTAACTGCTGAAATGCTTTCAGTCCTTTTTGGGGCCTAAAACACAAAAGCCTTCATTCACCATCTTCTGAGGTAAAACAACAGCTGCATGTCATGCCACAGAAACAGTCATTTGCAATGCCTCATTTTGGGAAATGAGCTCAATTTGGCATTAAAACCTGAGCGTTGGTTAAAAGGCGCAGACACACAGAGTTCCCCCAGACTAGAAAAAGGCTATAAGTTACAGTACTATTCTTTGGGTTTAGTTTGCAGACGGCCCTGGGGATATATTAACTGTACAGATGCCGTATATTAATTTGATCATCATGTTGTTGCAAAAGCGAAGTTGTAGTGCAGGTCTATTCATGGTTTTAAAAGGATTGTAAAGTTTCAGCTTaagaaaatgtcacatttgATTTCCCTTAAGTGGAAATGTATCAACCtctacaaatgtgtttttctcataAATCCTCATAATAATTTGTATTTCCGATTGCTTCGGGATTATTTTCCTGATGCAAATGGCTCAAATTAAGTTATATGAAGCCTCCATATATACAACTAATGGTTTCTATTATGACCCTATAGTGCAATCATATAGCAAACATGTATCATGCTGTGGGATCAGTGTAAGCAACGAAGCAACCCAAGAAAAgaatcagtgtttttttttttgtgtgttttttttctattgcCTCCTGTTTCTTCTCTTTCAACAGATATTCCGCAGAAAACATTCAAGTGTTCAAAGGTTCATAGCACGACAACAGATTCCCAACAggaagaaggggggggggcagtaccAGTACAACAACCCTCCGCTGACAAGTCCTTCGCCACATCCTCTCCTCTAATTTAGAAAACAATCCATTTAGGTATTTCCGGATTCATCCGCCTAAACATGTGACTGCATCCCCTTGTTGGGATTGGGCGCCCCTTGCTTGTCATGCGCCCCGGATATCCAGTGGTAGCAGTCAGTGGCGGTCTTATTGCGCTGCATGGCGGCGCAGCGGGTACAGTAAACAATGCCCAAAGCCACCATCACCACGACGATGATGCATATGGGCACAAGGAGGCCCACGAGCAGCCAGTTGCTGTTGCCCTGCTTTTGGCCGCTCCCGTTCTCCTCAGGTGGCTCCCGCTCCTTCTTCACCTCCTCATCGACCACACCCCGCTCATGGGAAACAGTGGTTTGGGAAGCCGCGGGAGGAGGTAGGGAGGGGGTGTGATGGTTCTGGTTCTCAGCCCGGTTTCGGTCCAGCACTTGTGGGGCTGTCACTGATGCACTGTCATTCTCATTAGCTGCAACATCAAAGCTGGCTGCAGAGATGCCTTGCTTTGTTGCTAGTCCTTGGTCCTGGCTGGTGGGGGTGGGACTAGACCCCATCCAAATCGTCGCCCCTTCTGAGAtggtggaggtggggaggaCTGAGGGACTGGTAGTGGCTTCATATTCCTCTTCCGCCTCCTCCACGTAATACCAGTTAGGCGTGGGAGCTGAGACAGGGGATGTGTGGGGGGCGGGGCTactgagagagggggtgggttTGAACTCTGGCTTGACCTTAGCTGGGGCATTCCAATGAATGGTTTCCCAACCCGCTGTTGACTCTATCTCTTTTGActcttcctcctctggctcTTCTGTTGGGGGATTCAAGAATCTGTTGTGGCTGAGGGCTGGATCCTCCTGAGGTTTGCTGGTGCCCCAAATGTCCCTCGCCAGCCTGGGGTCCTCTGTGAGCCAGTCCAGTgactcttcctcctctgtgGTCCAATCAATGTTAGTCTGCTCGGGGGTCCAGTGGTACATGGGATCCTGGGATTCCCAGATGGGGCCTGGGTGCTGGGTCACCCAGGGGTAAGAGGTTGTGGCCGCTGTGTGCGAGTCCTCCTCGCCTTCCCCAATTTCCCTGCAGGAGAAGTGGTCAGAGAGCAGCTTGAAGCCCACCTCGCAGTAACAATCAAAGCCGCCCTCGTAGTTCACACACATCTGCTGACACGTCCCAGGGATCTGACACTCGTCCGTGTCCTGGCAACGAGAGGGATCCTCGGGCACCAGGGAGTATCCCAGGTGACAGTGGCAGACGTGGGAGCCGGGCGTGTTCTCGCAGGCGTGCTCGCAGGGGTCCTCCATGCACTCGTCCACATCCTCGCACTCGCCCTCCTCGTCCGTCCGATAACCCTGGCGGCAGCGGCACTCAAAGGTTCCCGGCGCATTGACG from Esox lucius isolate fEsoLuc1 chromosome 24, fEsoLuc1.pri, whole genome shotgun sequence carries:
- the cd248a gene encoding CD248 molecule, endosialin a — protein: MNYGTAAHEQHNNFKWLDGSCSVPVDGYLCRYTFKGMCPAVENEGAGNALYSTPFGLLSTLLTHVPFGSMAAIPCPGGTKDEQSVLCMLKDDGTVGWSRDAPLCSDAPGTSWCNRGNGGCEHFCQKVGEQSYCECSEGFQLDDDGQTCTAADVCRGAPCEFECLPLSDGYRCACPEGYMLAPDMRGCLDVDECLQSPCEQLCVNAPGTFECRCRQGYRTDEEGECEDVDECMEDPCEHACENTPGSHVCHCHLGYSLVPEDPSRCQDTDECQIPGTCQQMCVNYEGGFDCYCEVGFKLLSDHFSCREIGEGEEDSHTAATTSYPWVTQHPGPIWESQDPMYHWTPEQTNIDWTTEEEESLDWLTEDPRLARDIWGTSKPQEDPALSHNRFLNPPTEEPEEEESKEIESTAGWETIHWNAPAKVKPEFKPTPSLSSPAPHTSPVSAPTPNWYYVEEAEEEYEATTSPSVLPTSTISEGATIWMGSSPTPTSQDQGLATKQGISAASFDVAANENDSASVTAPQVLDRNRAENQNHHTPSLPPPAASQTTVSHERGVVDEEVKKEREPPEENGSGQKQGNSNWLLVGLLVPICIIVVVMVALGIVYCTRCAAMQRNKTATDCYHWISGAHDKQGAPNPNKGMQSHV